The following are encoded in a window of Bradyrhizobium sp. WBOS07 genomic DNA:
- a CDS encoding tetratricopeptide repeat protein: MKLQQEHSGDDVSSIFRTSSLTSLALAAAFSLTTQLITFSVDGDLARAEDSPSARILSACRVPPSEALGEIRKTSPESKKGYTFILAATRFKFTGDYDRAIEQIEQAIKLNPENPRFYAERGAARAANHQLSEARDDLDHAIRLDPSSSVAFLERGALYTNMSEFDRAIVDFGEAIKLYPGNARGYLLRGSAFLDMREYDRAIEDIDQSIKLDPLCPAGFNARALAYELKGWRDLALADYDRAIELDPSPGNAVVFIRRAYSYRGKRDYDRAIQDLSQALKLEPRNARALNGRCIVRSIAGAFDEALADCNDALQIRPRDALILDSRALSSLLKGALDDSLADYDAALRIDPRLAVSLYGRAIARRRKGDIAGSEADLAAAQAIRPNVSDYMARYGLN, translated from the coding sequence ATGAAGCTGCAGCAAGAACACTCCGGTGATGATGTTTCTTCTATTTTCAGAACAAGTTCTCTGACCAGTTTGGCGTTAGCAGCGGCATTCAGCTTGACGACACAGCTCATCACCTTCAGCGTTGATGGAGATCTCGCGCGAGCGGAAGATTCACCCTCAGCCAGGATCCTTTCGGCCTGTCGTGTTCCGCCGAGCGAGGCGCTCGGAGAAATTCGAAAGACGTCGCCCGAGAGCAAGAAGGGCTACACCTTCATCTTGGCTGCCACGCGGTTCAAGTTCACAGGTGACTACGACCGAGCCATCGAACAGATTGAGCAAGCCATCAAGCTCAATCCGGAAAACCCGCGGTTCTATGCCGAGCGGGGTGCTGCCCGTGCAGCGAACCACCAGTTAAGCGAGGCCAGGGACGACCTCGATCACGCCATCAGACTGGACCCCAGTTCATCCGTTGCCTTTCTCGAGCGGGGGGCGCTCTACACGAACATGAGCGAATTTGACCGTGCCATCGTGGACTTCGGCGAAGCTATCAAGCTCTATCCCGGCAATGCTCGCGGCTACCTACTTCGGGGTTCTGCCTTCTTGGATATGCGAGAGTATGACCGGGCGATCGAAGATATCGACCAGTCGATCAAATTGGATCCCTTGTGTCCGGCCGGCTTCAATGCAAGGGCTCTTGCCTACGAGCTGAAGGGTTGGCGCGATCTTGCTCTGGCCGATTACGATAGGGCGATTGAACTCGATCCGTCCCCCGGAAATGCGGTCGTCTTCATACGTCGGGCTTACTCTTATCGAGGAAAACGAGACTACGATCGCGCCATTCAGGACCTCAGCCAGGCGCTGAAACTCGAGCCCCGAAATGCCCGGGCGCTGAATGGCCGCTGCATCGTCCGTTCGATCGCGGGCGCCTTTGACGAGGCCCTCGCCGATTGCAATGACGCCTTGCAGATACGACCTCGCGATGCCTTAATTCTCGATAGCCGCGCCCTTTCTTCGCTTTTGAAGGGAGCGCTCGACGATTCCCTGGCCGACTATGACGCTGCACTCCGCATTGACCCGCGACTTGCCGTCTCGCTGTACGGGCGTGCGATCGCCAGGCGCCGCAAGGGCGACATCGCTGGCAGTGAAGCCGATCTTGCAGCGGCACAAGCCATTAGACCGAATGTGTCAGATTACATGGCGCGATACGGACTCAACTGA